The following proteins are co-located in the Methylomonas sp. 11b genome:
- a CDS encoding DUF2341 domain-containing protein has protein sequence MKRIVLLVAALLAMPGLAQAWWNDDWGYRKKITIDAQQLQQGGVTPVAEGLVLVRLHTGNFSFFADLGENGKDLRFMAGDDKTPLKFYIEKIDPLNEMALIWVKLPKDIATTDEPMFWMYYGNPKAVDGQDAPGIFDVAQAVAYHFEAGPVKDATAYANQPATATQTVVEGGAIGEAGGFNGSQSIRIAATPAIQMAVEFGWTVSAWVKIDQAQTDGVIFARDGLILSVRGQTPVLEVNRKQLVSSADLNLATWQYLSVAGNKDGFTLYVDGKPVGILPASVPSLLGDMSIGAAVDGSRGLVGAIDEFGIAKVARDQNYLQFAALMQGQSSALLNYGEDSTPDSEEGGESYLMSTLDNVTVDGWVIIGILGVMFVVSTLVIVSKAIVLNRTRSENKKFEEAFSQLGAKNISNLDHQDEDGQEDYDESPLLLSLTGNHAAFAGSSIYRIYHVGVQEMNKRLAKSVGAEAAEQGLSAQALNAVKASMDGVLVRELQKLNSQMVLLTIAISGGPFLGLLGTVVGVMITFAAIAASGEVNVNAIAPGIAAALAATVAGLGVAIPALFAYNYLGSIIKAVTADMHVFVDEFVAKLAEQHS, from the coding sequence ATGAAACGGATTGTGTTATTAGTAGCGGCCCTGTTGGCGATGCCCGGACTGGCCCAAGCTTGGTGGAACGACGACTGGGGATATAGAAAGAAAATAACCATAGACGCCCAGCAATTGCAGCAGGGCGGCGTGACGCCGGTAGCGGAAGGCTTGGTGCTGGTGCGTTTGCATACCGGCAATTTTAGCTTCTTCGCCGATTTGGGCGAAAACGGCAAAGATTTGCGCTTCATGGCCGGCGACGATAAAACCCCGTTGAAGTTTTATATCGAGAAAATCGACCCGCTCAATGAGATGGCTTTGATTTGGGTGAAACTGCCCAAGGATATTGCGACGACCGACGAGCCGATGTTCTGGATGTATTACGGTAATCCCAAAGCCGTGGATGGCCAGGATGCGCCGGGTATTTTCGATGTGGCGCAAGCGGTGGCCTATCACTTCGAGGCCGGTCCGGTGAAAGACGCTACGGCGTACGCCAATCAACCGGCTACCGCTACGCAAACGGTCGTGGAAGGTGGGGCCATTGGCGAAGCTGGCGGTTTTAACGGCAGTCAATCGATACGCATTGCGGCAACGCCCGCCATTCAGATGGCTGTCGAATTTGGCTGGACAGTTTCGGCATGGGTGAAAATCGATCAGGCCCAAACCGACGGGGTGATATTTGCGCGCGATGGGCTGATTTTATCTGTTAGAGGTCAAACCCCGGTTTTGGAAGTTAATCGTAAGCAGTTGGTCAGCTCCGCCGATCTGAATTTGGCCACTTGGCAGTATTTGTCGGTCGCCGGTAACAAGGACGGTTTCACGCTATACGTGGACGGTAAGCCGGTCGGTATCTTGCCGGCGAGTGTGCCGTCGCTGTTGGGCGATATGAGTATCGGCGCGGCGGTGGACGGTTCACGCGGCTTAGTCGGCGCCATTGACGAGTTCGGTATTGCCAAAGTGGCGAGGGATCAGAATTACCTACAATTCGCGGCGCTCATGCAAGGCCAGTCGTCGGCATTGTTGAACTACGGCGAAGACAGCACGCCCGACAGCGAAGAGGGTGGCGAATCCTATTTGATGTCGACGCTGGATAACGTCACCGTGGACGGCTGGGTCATCATCGGTATTCTGGGGGTGATGTTTGTCGTCAGTACCTTGGTGATTGTCAGCAAGGCGATTGTCTTGAATCGCACGCGTAGTGAAAACAAAAAATTCGAAGAAGCCTTCAGCCAATTAGGCGCCAAAAATATTAGCAATCTGGATCACCAGGACGAAGACGGCCAGGAAGATTATGACGAATCGCCGTTGTTGCTGTCCTTGACCGGCAATCATGCGGCTTTTGCCGGCTCTTCCATTTATCGCATCTACCATGTCGGCGTGCAGGAAATGAATAAACGTCTGGCTAAAAGCGTGGGTGCCGAAGCGGCCGAACAAGGCTTGTCCGCCCAGGCATTGAATGCGGTAAAGGCCTCCATGGATGGCGTGTTGGTCCGGGAACTGCAAAAACTTAATTCGCAAATGGTACTGCTGACCATCGCGATTTCCGGCGGACCGTTCCTGGGATTGCTGGGGACCGTGGTCGGGGTAATGATTACCTTCGCGGCGATTGCGGCCAGCGGCGAAGTGAATGTCAACGCTATCGCACCGGGTATCGCAGCGGCCTTGGCGGCTACCGTAGCCGGTTTGGGCGTGGCGATTCCGGCTTTGTTTGCCTACAACTATCTGGGCAGCATCATCAAGGCGGTGACCGCCGACATGCATGTGTTCGTCGATGAATTCGTCGCCAAACTCGCCGAGCAGCATAGCTGA